The window GAATTAGGTATCGCCAATATTCAAATGGTAGATATCGATAAATTCGATATTCTGCTTACCCAAGAAGAGCATTTATACGCTATTTTCCGCCGTGATGTATTCTGGACAGATCGTGAGCATGATACCATCACGTGGGAAGACATAAAAAAATGTCCTCTATCCCTTTCTGGTGGCTCTGTCCGAATGATTATGCAATCTAGCTTAACAGATATGGAGCAACTTAATGCGGTAGCTATCACCACAACTAAAAGCTCAGCTATTGAGTGGGCCTCTTCTGGACGTACAGTTTCTTTAGTCCCAATGGACGCTAAGGAACTCATCAATCATCGCAAAATGGCCCGCATCAAATTACCAGAATTCTCGGGGGATTTCAAAAAAGCTTTTATCACACTTAAAGGCCATGCACTTTCCCCAGTAGCACAGCAATTTATTGACTTCTACAAAGCATATGTATAATCATAATTATACATATTATTACCATACTATGACATTAACAGTCTATATAATTGGCATCTATGTAATTATAGACCCCAATTCAATACATAAGAAAAGACCTAGT of the Veillonella parvula genome contains:
- a CDS encoding LysR family transcriptional regulator produces the protein MDTSYYHNFITLVQTGNMTQAAEILHITQPALSKQLKYLEAEFGAQLINIKRGQRGSNLQLTDAGKIFYEKAQQLCSIEESTYNAVQQLNSRIEGTLRIATSASRSTPIVQQYLPAFSMKYPSVHFEIYEGLMTNVVTQLINGSAELGIANIQMVDIDKFDILLTQEEHLYAIFRRDVFWTDREHDTITWEDIKKCPLSLSGGSVRMIMQSSLTDMEQLNAVAITTTKSSAIEWASSGRTVSLVPMDAKELINHRKMARIKLPEFSGDFKKAFITLKGHALSPVAQQFIDFYKAYV